GTGGACCATGGCTGGCGGGGGCCGGCGCAGACGTCGACGGGCCGGCCCTGTTCGTCGTTGTCGACGTCGACGGTGTTGTCGATGCGGGCGGCTTCGTGGCAGTCGCTGAACCAGCGGTCGCGGTCGCGTGGGGTGAAACCGATGACGATGACCCCGGTCGCGGTGTCCGCGGGTGGCCCTTGATCCCACAGGCTGTTCTGCCGGGCGTGGACGGGTCCGACGTCCGGGCGGAAACGGAGGAGCGCGCCGGCCTCGCCGTAGTTGGCGGTGACCACGACGGTGCCGGTCGGCTGGGTACGTGCCACCGCGGCGACGGTGTCGGCGAAGGCGGGCCAGCCGACGGTTTCCCCCGCGTCGTAGTTCACCGCCGCGATCGGGGTGTCGTGCAGGACGGACACCGGCACGATCGGCAGCGTGACGATCATGGATGGTACGAACGACAGCACGACGGCCGCACCGAGGAGCGCGGTCCGGGCGGTGTGGTGTGCCGCCCAGCGCAGGGTGGGTTCGGCGGCGGCGGCGAACAGCACCGGGTAGATGCCGACGAGGTAGTAGGGCTTGCCTCCGGTCGCCAGGAACAGCACGACCAGCACGGCGTAGGCGAGGGGGAACAGTCGCCACGGGGAGCGGGCGAGGCGGATCAGCCCGGTGATCCACACCGGGGCCAGGGGTAGGCCGAGGAGCAGGAACTGCATCGGGAGGAACTGCCAGCGTGGCTGGCTCGTGCCCGACGCCCCGGCGGCGATCGCGCGGCTGAGGGTGAGCTGCGGCCAGCCGTGGGTCGCCTGCCAGAGGAGGTTCGGGAACCACGCCAGGGCGGCGATCGTGGTGGCGGCCCCCAGCCAGCCCGACCGCAGCACCTCGCGGGGCCCGCCGGCGAGGACGCCGATCAGGAGCGCGAACAGGTAGAAGGCGGGCAGGGTCTTGTTCTGCAGGGCGAGGCCGGCGACGGCGCCGGTGGCGAGCCACACCGGGCCGTCGTCGCGTAGGCCGCGCAGGATCAGCCAGCTCAGCGCCGTCCAGCACAGCAGGTCGTAGACCGAGGTGGTGGCGAGGTGGCTGATCGCGGTCAGGGTGCCGCCGGCGGTCATGCAGGCGGCGGCGAACAGTTGGGCGCGTGGCGGTGCGCCGAGTTCGCGGGCGATCAGGCCGGTGAGGGCGACGACGGTGCCGCCGGCGAGCGCGGCGGGGGTGCGTAGCCCGACCAGGCTGTGGTGCAGGGCGGTGTCGAGGGCGTGGGCGAGCAGTGGGGCCAGGGGTGGCTGGTCGACGTAGCCGAAGGCGGGATGGGCGCCGATGGCGATGAAGTACAGCTCGTCGCGGTGGTAGCCGTAGCGTCCGCTGACGGCGAGCAGCAACGCGACGACGGCGAGCGCGAGTGCCGCCAATCCACGGTATGCGGCGGCGGGGCGGAGCTGGTGGGGTACTTCGAGGTGGTGTGCCGCGGAACGCACCGGCTCATCGTGCCACGGCAGGGACCGATGACGACACCCCTCTTGCAAATGACGTCACTGTGACGCCACAATGGCGTCATGGAGCTTGCGTCGTATGTCGACAGTCTGCGCCGGGACCTCGCCGTCGCCGCGGAAGCGGGAGGAGAGGAGGCGCTGGCGCTGGCGGAACGGCTCGTCGCCCCCCTGGAGTCGGCGGCCCGGCTTGTCTTGTTGGAGGCGCTCGCGGCCGCCGCGGAGGAGATCAGCTGCGAGCTGGCGCCCGGTTCGGTGGATGTGCGGCTGCGGGGCAGCGACCCCGATTTCGTCGTGACGTCACCATGGCCAGGTGACGACGTCACCGGTGACACCGGTGGTGGTGCGGGCGCCGCCGGCGGGCCCGCGGTGCCGCCCGGGGCCGGCACGACGAGCCCGAGCCCGAGCCCGGGCGCGGAGGTGCCGGGTGCCGGTGACGGCCGCACGGCGCGGGTCACGCTGCGGGTGCCGGAGCATCTCAAACCCCGCATCGACGAGGCCGCCGCCCGGGCGGGCCTGTCGGTGAACACCTGGCTGGTGCAGGCACTCACCACCGCCCTCGATCCGGCTGCCGTCAGGCCACCGCGTGCCGAGGCGCCGCGAGGGCACCGTTACCGCGGCTGGGTCCGCTGACCCGTCGGCCGACCCACCCCCTCCCACACACCTGTCCCCCCACCCCCCTCATGAGGAGACCTGCCATGGCGACGTTCGACACCCCGACCCCGATCCGCGCCGTGCTCGACGTGGGCGCTGGCACCGTCCGGATCGACGCGCAGGACCGCGCGGACACCGTGGTGACAGTCCACCCCCGCGACCCGGGCAGCGACCAGGACACCCGGGCCGCCGAAGCGACCACCGTCGAGTACACCGACGGCCGGCTGGTGG
The Parafrankia discariae DNA segment above includes these coding regions:
- a CDS encoding ArnT family glycosyltransferase, whose translation is MRSAAHHLEVPHQLRPAAAYRGLAALALAVVALLLAVSGRYGYHRDELYFIAIGAHPAFGYVDQPPLAPLLAHALDTALHHSLVGLRTPAALAGGTVVALTGLIARELGAPPRAQLFAAACMTAGGTLTAISHLATTSVYDLLCWTALSWLILRGLRDDGPVWLATGAVAGLALQNKTLPAFYLFALLIGVLAGGPREVLRSGWLGAATTIAALAWFPNLLWQATHGWPQLTLSRAIAAGASGTSQPRWQFLPMQFLLLGLPLAPVWITGLIRLARSPWRLFPLAYAVLVVLFLATGGKPYYLVGIYPVLFAAAAEPTLRWAAHHTARTALLGAAVVLSFVPSMIVTLPIVPVSVLHDTPIAAVNYDAGETVGWPAFADTVAAVARTQPTGTVVVTANYGEAGALLRFRPDVGPVHARQNSLWDQGPPADTATGVIVIGFTPRDRDRWFSDCHEAARIDNTVDVDNDEQGRPVDVCAGPRQPWSTLWPRLRRYG
- a CDS encoding toxin-antitoxin system HicB family antitoxin; the protein is MELASYVDSLRRDLAVAAEAGGEEALALAERLVAPLESAARLVLLEALAAAAEEISCELAPGSVDVRLRGSDPDFVVTSPWPGDDVTGDTGGGAGAAGGPAVPPGAGTTSPSPSPGAEVPGAGDGRTARVTLRVPEHLKPRIDEAAARAGLSVNTWLVQALTTALDPAAVRPPRAEAPRGHRYRGWVR